The following DNA comes from Rosa rugosa chromosome 5, drRosRugo1.1, whole genome shotgun sequence.
ATCGTTTTCTGACCTCAAAGACAAGGAAAGGACTGGTTTTCGTCTGAAACATCATTTAAGCTTGATTTTGGATGCACAGTTAAAAGTCGCTGCAAGTATGGAAGGCAGCCTTGTATATGAACTGAGCCGTACGTATCGCATAGCACTAAATCTTTAGCTGTATAAAACAATAAGAATAACTATTGTGACTTGAATGAAGTTATCATTAGAACTTCAGTCTTCAGCTGTGAGTTTCTTATATACAGTATGAAattgtttcaactttcaacaaaTTGAACCGAGACTACCTTTCCTTTTCTTTATAGGCTAGGACCGACTGTTGATGGCCTTGTCAAGATTGGTCAAGGACTTGACCATCTGTCCACCACAAGAAGTATGTTTTGGTTGGGCTTGGGCATGGGTCAGATTGGGCCAATAGCGAAGTTTTGAAGTTGGTTTTGTTGGGTTAAGCCCAGTAAATGGTCCCAAATGCTTCGGTTTGAGGTGGATCATTAAACTTAAATGGGTTCGAtttgttttcaatttcattatCGCCTTTATCGATTACTCGTATTAACAAATATCGAAGCTCGGTTGAAATATCTGCAAAATACCAAAACTTAGAAGAAAATTTGAATATCGGTAAGGTGAACTTACAAAAATATCAATGAAATTTCGGTTATTATGAAGATATTTGGACCTTGGGGTTAAAACAATCCACTGCATTAGGAACGTGTTCAACAACATGGCGTGTCACAAGGTAAAACCATATTTAAGAGGCTCTGACATTGAATCTTTATAACATGGGCTGCAATTATTGAATTAACTGCTACATGGACTGAAGCCCAATTTGGCTAATTTGTTGTAGCCAATAGTACTCTAGCTGTGCGCCTATTCCGAGTTCTTGACTCTTTTCCATTTCTAAAAAGCAACCCGAAGATATAGCTGTgagtatggtaattatgctacgttgtcaTCGAGTTAtttttccgttatgtcaccgctatgtcgaagcaaatagagtcgctagtagagcgctctttgctagttggtgccttgttgaatacagttatttggtagagactcatgataggATTTCTGGATGTTCTctatatgcttattgtaatcaggggtttaggcttaatgtccctccttgtattcaacagtttcattaatcaaggcttgagggcagccgcaccagccttttattcaaaaaaaaaaaaaagcaacccAAAGATATAGCTTTCCCTTTCCCCTTTAGCCAGCCAATTACTATTTTACCCATTGGATTTCTACTTTTTTCTGCCAAAATTAACCCAATAAAAAGTTCTGAGTTGACATTTTTACCGCACAAATTGAGTAAACTAGTAACTACTGATAGAATGACCTCTAACAACATTCTTTTTAAAATTTTGTACTCATATCATCATCTCTGTTATCGGTCCGCAAAATACTAAAAACACCCGCAATCTTTTAACACTTGTACTCATAATGAGCTACCATTTTAAACAGTCGTACTGAAGATCTTCTCTTTGCTACTTGCCCATACCCATACAAAACGTTTCCttcctccacctttttctcAAGCCCAGATTTTGGCCACTATACTTAATTTACCCACACATATCCTTGGTACCAAAATCCCCATCtgaatttttaattttcttccaACTACTATCACAGACTCACATGCCTCCGCCTCAATCCCATTCCCTTATTCCCATTACACCAGTCAACCTATCTCTGACCCTCCAAAAAGCATTCCTTCCTTCCCTTCTTCCATATAATCCATTGGAAATCGGAATGCTCTCATGTGACTCTTTCTGGGCCCCAAGCCCATCACATCTTCCACGTGTAGCCCATCAACCCGTGCATGGACCATCCCCACCTCCCTCCGAATTCCCTAGCCTCATTCCAATCCACCGTCGATCATAAATTCAACGGTGATCATTATGATTCCAACACCGTTTTTCTCCAAGCCCGGCCCAGCAGGACCGCGTTGGAATCCGAGCACCCATGCCCAGTCACATCTGTCCACGTGTTGAACTCCCATTCGCGGTGGCTCTGGAATCCAATGAcgtcttttttcttcttataaAGAAGGGAACCCCCCATAGACGGTTTCTCCTTACTAAAAAGCAGTGTGTTCTCCCTCCCTTTGGCTAACCAGAAAAATGGCGCGAAATGGCCTTTGCTTCCCGGGAAATGTTCCCGCATTTCGCGCAGCACTAGTCCTCTCGCTGCTCCTCCTGCTTCTCCACCCAACCAGCGCCGGCCACGACTACCACGACGCCCTCCGCAAGAGCATCCTCTTCTTCGAAGGCCAGCGCTCCGGCAAGCTCCCACCCGATCAGCGCCTCAAATGGCGCCGCGACTCCGCATTGCACGACGGCTCCACCGCCGGCGTAAGCTACAACAACTCCTCTCAACTTTTCAAAGCTTTATCTTAATATCTGGCTCGAAGCACATTAATATATTCCATGTTGTTTACAGGTAGACTTATCCGGCGGGTACTACGACGCCGGCGACAACGTCAAGTTCGGCTTTCCAATGGCGTTCACGACGACTTTGCTGGCGTGGAGCATTATAGACTTCGGGAGGATAATGGGGTCGGAGCAGAGGAACGCCGTCAAGTCCTTACGTTGGGGAACCGACTACCTCCTGAAGGCGACGGCGGTTCCCGGCGTTGTCTTCGTCCAGGTCGGCGACCCCTACTCCGACCACAACTGCTGGGAGAGGCCGGAAGACATGGACACTCGTCGCACGGTGTACAAAATCGACCGGAACAACCCGGGATCCGACGTGGCAGGCGAAACCGCCGCTGCGCTCGCCGCTGCCTCCATCGTGTTCAGGTCACGTGACCCCGCTTACTCGAGACTCCTTCTCAATCGAGCCGTTAGGGTACATCACTGTCACACTGGTTTAATGACTTGCGACTTTAATTTTTAACCTCGGGTGGGTAAAATAGTGAAACTGACCGTCAATAATTTTTCCATAGGTTTTCGAGTTCGCTGACACCCATCGTGGTGCGTACAGCTCCAGTCTCAGAAACGCCGTGTGCCCTTTTTACTGCGACGTGAATGGCTTCCAGGTGAGCCACAATCCTGATATTAATTCCTAGCCGTTCGATCAGCATACAAGCCAAAAAAGTTGGTTTTATAATATACGTGAATGTGCAGGATGAGTTACTGTGGGGAGCAGCGTGGTTGCACAAGGCATCAAGAAGGCGCCAGTACAGAGAATACATAGTGAGAAACGAGGTCGTGTTGAGAGCTGGAGATACCATTAACGAGTTTGGTTGGGATAACAAGCATGCTGGGATTAATGTCCTCATTTCTAAGGTAACTAAGCAGATCCCTACcttaatttattaattattcCATTCTTAATCATTATCTCGATTCGGGTTTTTGTTCCTTTTGTCTTTATGTTATTGTTTGGAATGTGACAACTGTTCCTTACTACTCGTATTTAGATCTTAACTTGGTACGTTTTGCGCTTCACGTGCTTATAAAACACGACTAAACGTTAGAGCCATGCTATCGAAATGTTCATTTGGCCATGGCCGTGACACTTTTGTATGTTTTTCTTTGCATGTGGTGGACCATTTAGTATATATAGTATTTGGATCAACTTGATAATAGGTTAGCGATGCTTAATTATTTGTTTAACTGGGGTGTACATTGTACATGGTTGTGGCGGTCCGTACGTCCAAGATCAATGGTAATAAAATCAGAGCTATGCCAACTTcaaataaactagaaaaaaaGATGGTCAGGATTAGCTAGGTGGTGTAAAGTTCAAAAAGGTTGATAATATAGACTACAAAATTGAAGGAAAAGGTCCATGAATCCTGATGATTTCACATGATAATACGATGCACCTTCAAGTTAGCCTTTTACTGTTTGCTATGCACCCTTACTCGGTAAAGACTCTTCTAATAATCAGATTTCAAGAGCGTGTTTAGTGCAATTACTTCCTACTTAGTTAAAAAGTTCCTGTTAGAACTCAGATTGGCCTTAGAATTAGGCTTTCTGTCATAAGGGATTGGAAAGACTTTTGGGGTCGTCCATGGATTTTGGCTTTGTGTTGTCGCTTCCATCAGAAAAAGCAAACTGATGCTCCAGGTCTCCAGCTCCATTCCATGTTTGGGTCTGGCTCTCGTGGGTccttaaaagttaaaataagTGAGTCACCGGTCACGTACTGCGACCTGCATGTGCTTAAAGTTCTGGGGACGATGGGTTCGTCCCATACCTTATATACTCATTCAGTCTCTCTGGCCATAATTTctccagaaaaaaaaacttttcccAAACTGAGTGTGACCCCTTGTTGAGGGCTTTTCACTACCAGGACGTTTCAATATTCACAATATCTTGTATATATCTGAAGCTTCTGAACTGGTGTAAGAACATTATATATTGAGTTATAAAAATAAGATTATCTTGATTCATGAATATGAATATCATTGGGTAATGCactcatatatattttttgattATATAAAAATGTCTGGCAGGAAGTGCTTATGGGAAAAGCAGATTATTTCCAATCTTTCAAGCAGAATGCAGATGGATTTATATGCTCCGTTTTGCCTGGACTTACCCATACCCAAGTCCAATATTCTCCAGGTATTTTTTCTGCTAGGACTTGCTTGTGAAgctaaaaaaaggaaaaggaattagggttttctttaCTTGCTGAATACGTTTTGTGATTGATTAgggttctttttttgttttgaaggtGGTTTGATCTTCAAGCCTGGAGGGAGTAACATGCAGCATGTAACTTCGCTTTCGTTCCTACTTTTGACTTATTCGAACTATCTAAGCCACGCCAATAAGAACGTGCCATGTGGCATGTCCTCCGCCTCCCCTGCCTTCCTCAAACAATTGGCTAAACGCCAGGTAACTTAATCCATAACCCAGCACCCAACGGAACCCTACAAATCTAGATAGGCTACGCTACTATTCTCGGGTTCTCATTAATTCATGCAATCATGGACCATTTCTCCATCAGACAAATTAACGGCTAGATTTTGTCCTTGTCTCACTTTACCTTAACTTACTGCCACTTGGTTCTTTTGTACATACACAATCTATGAAATTGTCAACACGATTGAATGACCTATATGCGCTCAAGCATCCAAGGACAGGGGTGATTATGGAATTATGTTTAAGTATCGGGATAGTATTATAATTTTCGAAGTTGTGGTGGTTTCAGGTGGACTACATTTTGGGTGACAATCCATTGAGGATGTCTTACATGGTTGGATATGGGCCGCGTTACCCACAGAGGATACACCACCGGGGCAGCTCACTTCCGTCGGTTCAGGCCCATCCTGCTCGTATAGGATGCAAAGCCGGTTCTCGCTATTTTCTGAGTCCAAATCCGAACCCGAACCTGCTGGTTGGGGCGGTCGTGGGGGGACCCAATAGCTCGGATGCATTTCCAGACTCAAGGCCTTACTTTCAAGAATCTGAGCCCACGACGTACATCAATGCGCCCCTTGTGGGCCTACTTTCATATTTTGCAGCCCATTATTGATTCTCCAAGTGTAAACAGTGAATGAGAATTCGTAGTGGTGCGCCAATAGTCACCCACCAATCCCCCACTCTACCAATTGTTGTTACTTTTGTAAGGTTCTAATTGTTCCTCAATTTCCATtaatgaagaaagaaaatggGCCAAGCCTAGATATGAAATTTAGTCTCAAAAGCCCTACCTAGTTTTGTATATCCTTCATACTCACTGCAATAGTTTGTGACCTTAAAAACAAGGCACAACACCTCTTTGGGTGGTCTGGAAGACGATTGTTTCATACTCACGGCATTAGTTGGTGACCTTCGAAACAAGGCACATCACCTTCTTGATTGATCTGGAAGACAATTTTATCATTGCTTCTAGTTAAAAGGAATTAAATTAATTTGTTGAGATAAGGATAGCTTGCTCTTTGCTACTGTAAGTTTTATGTGCAACTTTTTGCTCTATGATTTTGCAGCCCCAACTACGGTTTATgcatttcatttttatataCGTACAAATTTTTTACTATCTATACATTTCAGTTTAGTAACTATAACTACTATAAATAACCAACTAGTTATTATATTGGTATTCTCTTCACAATGTTGAATTAGGTCCGGTACCTTTTTACCTAACAATCAGAGTGTGAAGAGTAAATGATTTGCTGCTGAAAATTAGTGTTACTTGGAAGATCTTCGATCGTATCATAATATCTTAGTagcaaaaaaaattgatttattgtataatgatggtTAATTCATGATCGACtttccaaatagaaaaaagaaataagaaaatgGGAGCAAATTCTATATTAGGATTTCATCTATAGTTGCTTTTTAAATTAGTTGAACTATCTTCCCTCTTTTTGGTGGGTTGTAATTTTGACTTTTATGCCTTTATTTTTTGTCAAAATGGTTATACCTTGGCCTATACTcattattttttatctttttattttgagACGAGAGATTCAAACTAAGATATGGTCTATTCTTGTAGAAAAAAATACAATTTGACCAATTTGGTCTCATAACCTAAGCCAGACTGGTTCTGCCGAACCTAGATCTCAATCTTTGTTTAAGTCTTTCTTGTTCTTTTACAAAATTAATTTTTCTGTATATATCAcaccaaaggaaaaaaaacaaaataaatagtcTTCTAGTTAGATACTCTTCTCTCCATACTAAGGCTAAAATTTTGAATCACTCCAAGTCTCCAATCAAAGTGAAAAGTAAATGTGGGGTTGAAAAAGGATGGGAACCCAAAACTGAATTAAAAGATAAAAACCAACAAGATAAAAGGTCTGTAAGAACAAATTCTATACCATCAACTACCAAGAATTATCCTCGCTTGCAGGATGATCAGATGTTGCAAAAACATGCTTTGATGCACAGTGAGTACTTGTCTATGGATGGCCCTACAGTGGAACCAGAACCAGGTCTTCAAGATTACGAGTATCATGAGCTGCTAATAGGGCACGATGGAAGCTTGATCTTTGGCGATGAACATCAACCTCTAGAGGAGGGATTTGTAAAGATTTGTCTGAAAATTGTAGCAGCGGTCTGTACAGATCTGTTCTCATGGATTGTGTTGTTTGTAATGAAGCTGGTAGCCACACTACAACAAAAGTGGGCTTCACACACCATTTTGAATGGTGTGAATTGGACCAATGGACACCATTGATTAGTGGGGATGATCAATAGGCACAGTTTTAGACACTAAATAGTTCTTGGTCTCTTTTGCTGGCGTGATAAAGACCCAACAAACTCACCAACCAAAACAATAGTGAGTAAATTGTGAGTCCCAAAAATTGATTGGTGACtttataaaattatattttaaaaaaaaattaaatttctcAATGGGCATCTATCCGAGCAGTCAACgttagggctgggctcgggtcgggccgggcctgaAATTTGGTAAAACCGAGACCGAGCCCGAAACAATCGGtccgggccggttcgggctttttcaaaattggaaaccgacagaaaccgatCCCAAACAGGCCGGTTCGgtcttcgggcttttcgggcctgAAATCCAGTTTCCCACATTTGCCTGCAAGTCCAATAATATGCAAAATATGCACAAAATTGGGTAAGAGGCGAGGTTTGAACCCCCAACCTCTTACACGAAAgtcttgctcccaaccactggagcacgagACTCTCTCAATATACTATGTGCATTGTTTATATTTATCTCATCCTAGGTCATCCCAAAACCCCCTTTTTActttctcctctctctttctttaa
Coding sequences within:
- the LOC133712066 gene encoding endoglucanase 8-like; translation: MARNGLCFPGNVPAFRAALVLSLLLLLLHPTSAGHDYHDALRKSILFFEGQRSGKLPPDQRLKWRRDSALHDGSTAGVDLSGGYYDAGDNVKFGFPMAFTTTLLAWSIIDFGRIMGSEQRNAVKSLRWGTDYLLKATAVPGVVFVQVGDPYSDHNCWERPEDMDTRRTVYKIDRNNPGSDVAGETAAALAAASIVFRSRDPAYSRLLLNRAVRVFEFADTHRGAYSSSLRNAVCPFYCDVNGFQDELLWGAAWLHKASRRRQYREYIVRNEVVLRAGDTINEFGWDNKHAGINVLISKEVLMGKADYFQSFKQNADGFICSVLPGLTHTQVQYSPGGLIFKPGGSNMQHVTSLSFLLLTYSNYLSHANKNVPCGMSSASPAFLKQLAKRQVDYILGDNPLRMSYMVGYGPRYPQRIHHRGSSLPSVQAHPARIGCKAGSRYFLSPNPNPNLLVGAVVGGPNSSDAFPDSRPYFQESEPTTYINAPLVGLLSYFAAHY